In Homo sapiens chromosome 11, GRCh38.p14 Primary Assembly, one DNA window encodes the following:
- the SCYL1 gene encoding N-terminal kinase-like protein isoform 28 (isoform 28 is encoded by transcript variant 28) — protein MAAVFVDRAGEWKLGGLDYMYSAQGNGGGPPRKGIPELEQYDPPELADSSGRVVREKWSADMWRLGCLIWEVFNGPLPRAAALRNPGKIPKTLVPHYCELVGANPKVRPNPARFLQNCRAPGGFMSNRFVETNLFLEEIQIKEPAEKQKFFQELSKSLDAFPEDFCRHKVLPQLLTAFEFGNAGAVVLTPLFKVGKFLSAEEYQQKIIPVVVKMFSSTDRAMRIRLLQQMEQFIQYLDEPTVNTQIFPHVVHGFLDTNPAIREQTVKSMLLLAPKLNEANLNVELMKHFARLQAKDEQGPIRCNTTVCLGKIGSYLSASTRHRVLTSAFSRATRDPFAPSRVAGVLGFAATHNLYSMNDCAQKILPVLCGLTVDPEKSVRDQAFKAIRSFLSKLESVSEDPTQLEEVEKDVHAASSPGMGGAAASWAGWAVTGVSSLTSKLIRSHPTTAPTETNIPQRPTPEGVPAPAPTPVPATPTTSGHWETQEEDKDTAEDSSTADRWDDEDWGSLEQEAESVLAQQDDWSTGGQVSRASQVSNSDHKSSKSPESDWSSWEAEGSWEQGWQEPSSQEPPPDGTRLASEYNWGGPESSDKGDPFATLSARPSTQPRPDSWGEDNWEGLETDSRQVKAELARKKREERRREMEAKRAERKVAKGPMKLGARKLD, from the exons ATGGCCGCCGTGTTCGTGGACCGAGCTGGCGAGTGGAAGCTTGGGGGCCTGGACTACATGTATTCGGCCCAGGGCAACGGTGGGGGACCTCCCCGCAAGGGGATCCCCGAGCTTGAGCAGTATGACCCCCCGGAGTTGGCTGACAGCAGTGGCAGAGTGGTCAGAGAGAAGTG GTCAGCAGACATGTGGCGCTTGGGCTGCCTCATTTGGGAAGTCTTCAATGGGCCCCTACCTCGGGCAGCAGCCCTACGCAACCCTGGGAAG ATCCCCAAAACGCTGGTGCCCCATTACTGTGAGCTGGTGGGAGCAAACCCCAAGGTGCGTCCCAACCCAGCCCGCTTCCTGCAGAACTGCCGGGCACCTGGTGGCTTCATGAGCAACCGCTTTGTAGAAACCAACCTCTTCCTGGAGGAGATTCAG ATCAAAGAGCCAGCCGAGAAGCAAAAATTCTTCCAGGAGCTGAGCAAGAGCCTGGACGCATTCCCTGAGGATTTCTGTCGGCACAAGGTGCTGCCCCAGCTGCTGACCGCCTTCGAGTTCGGCAATGCTGGGGCCGTTGTCCTCACGCCCCTCTTCAAG GTGGGCAAGTTCCTGAGCGCTGAGGAGTATCAGCAGAAGATCATCCCTGTGGTGGTCAAGATGTTCTCATCCACTGACCGGGCCATGCGCATCCGCCTCCTGCAGCAG atgGAGCAGTTCATCCAGTACCTTGACGAGCCAACAGTCAACACCCAGATCTTCCCCCACGTCGTACATGGCTTCCTGGACACCAACCCTGCCATCCGGGAGCAGACGGTCAAG TCCATGCTGCTCCTGGCCCCAAAGCTGAACGAGGCCAACCTCAATGTGGAGCTGATGAAGCACTTTGCACGGCTACAGGCCAAGGATGAACAGGGCCCCATCCGCTGCAACACCACAGTCTGCCTGGGCAAAATCGGCTCCTACCTCAGTGCTAGC ACCAGACACAGGGTCCTTACCTCTGCCTTCAGCCGAGCCACTAGGGACCCGTTTGCACCGTCCCGGGTTGCGGGTGTCCTGGGCTTTGCTGCCACCCACAACCTCTACTCAATGAACGACTGTGCCCAGAAGATCCTGCCTGTGCTCTGCGGTCTCACTGTAGATCCTGAGAAATCCGTGCGAGACCAG GCCTTCAAGGCCATTCGGAGCTTCCTGTCCAAATTGGAGTCTGTGTCGGAGGACCCGACCCAGCTGGAGGAAGTGG AGAAGGATGTCCATGCAGCCTCCAGCCCTGGCATGGGAGGAGCCGCAGCTAGCTGGGCAGGCTGGGCCGTGACCGGGGTCTCCTCACTCACCTCCAAGCTGATCCGTTCGCACCCAACCACTGCCCCAACAGAAACCAACATTCCCCAAAGACCCACGCCTGAAG GagttcctgccccagcccccacccctgtTCCTGCCACCCCTACAACCTCAGGCCACTGGGAGACGCAGGAGGAGGACAAGGACACAGCAGAGGACAGCAGCACTGCTGACAGATGGGACGACGAAGACTGGGGCAGCCTGGAG CAGGAGGCCGAGTCTGTGCTGGCCCAGCAGGACGACTGGAGCACCGGGGGCCAAGTGAGCCGTGCTAGTCAG GTCAGCAACTCCGACCACAAATCCTCCAAATCCCCAGAGTCCGACTGGAGCAGCTGGGAAGCTGAGGGCTCCTGGGAACAGGGCTGGCAGGAGCCAAGCTCCCAGGAGCCACCTCCTGACGGTACACGGCTGGCCAGCGAGTATAACTGGGGTGGCCCAGAGTCCAGCGACAAGGGCGACCCCTTCGCTACCCTGTCTGCACGTCCCAGCACCCAG CCGAGGCCAGACTCTTGGGGTGAGGACAACTGGGAGGGCCTCGAGACTGACAGTC GACAGGTCAAGGCTGAGCTGGCCCGGAAGAAGCGCGAGGAGCGGCGGCGGGAGATGGAGGCCAAACGCGCCGAGAGGAAGGTGGCCAAGGGCCCCATGAAGCTGGGAGCCCGGAAGCTGGACTGA
- the SCYL1 gene encoding N-terminal kinase-like protein isoform 32 (isoform 32 is encoded by transcript variant 32): MAAVFVDRAGEWKLGGLDYMYSAQGNGGGPPRKGIPELEQYDPPELADSSGRVVREKWSADMWRLGCLIWEVFNGPLPRAAALRNPGKIPKTLVPHYCELVGANPKVRPNPARFLQNCRAPGGFMSNRFVETNLFLEEIQIKEPAEKQKFFQELSKSLDAFPEDFCRHKVLPQLLTAFEFGNAGAVVLTPLFKVGKFLSAEEYQQKIIPVVVKMFSSTDRAMRIRLLQQMEQFIQYLDEPTVNTQIFPHVVHGFLDTNPAIREQTVKSMLLLAPKLNEANLNVELMKHFARLQAKDEQGPIRCNTTVCLGKIGSYLSASTRHRVLTSAFSRATRDPFAPSRVAGVLGFAATHNLYSMNDCAQKILPVLCGLTVDPEKSVRDQAFKAIRSFLSKLESVSEDPTQLEEVEKDVHAASSPGMGGAAASWAGWAVTGVSSLTSKLIRSHPTTAPTETNIPQRPTPEGVPAPAPTPVPATPTTSGHWETQEEDKDTAEDSSTADRWDDEDWGSLEQEAESVLAQQDDWSTGGQVSRASQVSNSDHKSSKSPESDWSSWEAEGSWEQGWQEPSSQEPPPDGTRLASEYNWGGPESSDKGDPFATLSARPSTQDRSRLSWPGRSARSGGGRWRPNAPRGRWPRAP; the protein is encoded by the exons ATGGCCGCCGTGTTCGTGGACCGAGCTGGCGAGTGGAAGCTTGGGGGCCTGGACTACATGTATTCGGCCCAGGGCAACGGTGGGGGACCTCCCCGCAAGGGGATCCCCGAGCTTGAGCAGTATGACCCCCCGGAGTTGGCTGACAGCAGTGGCAGAGTGGTCAGAGAGAAGTG GTCAGCAGACATGTGGCGCTTGGGCTGCCTCATTTGGGAAGTCTTCAATGGGCCCCTACCTCGGGCAGCAGCCCTACGCAACCCTGGGAAG ATCCCCAAAACGCTGGTGCCCCATTACTGTGAGCTGGTGGGAGCAAACCCCAAGGTGCGTCCCAACCCAGCCCGCTTCCTGCAGAACTGCCGGGCACCTGGTGGCTTCATGAGCAACCGCTTTGTAGAAACCAACCTCTTCCTGGAGGAGATTCAG ATCAAAGAGCCAGCCGAGAAGCAAAAATTCTTCCAGGAGCTGAGCAAGAGCCTGGACGCATTCCCTGAGGATTTCTGTCGGCACAAGGTGCTGCCCCAGCTGCTGACCGCCTTCGAGTTCGGCAATGCTGGGGCCGTTGTCCTCACGCCCCTCTTCAAG GTGGGCAAGTTCCTGAGCGCTGAGGAGTATCAGCAGAAGATCATCCCTGTGGTGGTCAAGATGTTCTCATCCACTGACCGGGCCATGCGCATCCGCCTCCTGCAGCAG atgGAGCAGTTCATCCAGTACCTTGACGAGCCAACAGTCAACACCCAGATCTTCCCCCACGTCGTACATGGCTTCCTGGACACCAACCCTGCCATCCGGGAGCAGACGGTCAAG TCCATGCTGCTCCTGGCCCCAAAGCTGAACGAGGCCAACCTCAATGTGGAGCTGATGAAGCACTTTGCACGGCTACAGGCCAAGGATGAACAGGGCCCCATCCGCTGCAACACCACAGTCTGCCTGGGCAAAATCGGCTCCTACCTCAGTGCTAGC ACCAGACACAGGGTCCTTACCTCTGCCTTCAGCCGAGCCACTAGGGACCCGTTTGCACCGTCCCGGGTTGCGGGTGTCCTGGGCTTTGCTGCCACCCACAACCTCTACTCAATGAACGACTGTGCCCAGAAGATCCTGCCTGTGCTCTGCGGTCTCACTGTAGATCCTGAGAAATCCGTGCGAGACCAG GCCTTCAAGGCCATTCGGAGCTTCCTGTCCAAATTGGAGTCTGTGTCGGAGGACCCGACCCAGCTGGAGGAAGTGG AGAAGGATGTCCATGCAGCCTCCAGCCCTGGCATGGGAGGAGCCGCAGCTAGCTGGGCAGGCTGGGCCGTGACCGGGGTCTCCTCACTCACCTCCAAGCTGATCCGTTCGCACCCAACCACTGCCCCAACAGAAACCAACATTCCCCAAAGACCCACGCCTGAAG GagttcctgccccagcccccacccctgtTCCTGCCACCCCTACAACCTCAGGCCACTGGGAGACGCAGGAGGAGGACAAGGACACAGCAGAGGACAGCAGCACTGCTGACAGATGGGACGACGAAGACTGGGGCAGCCTGGAG CAGGAGGCCGAGTCTGTGCTGGCCCAGCAGGACGACTGGAGCACCGGGGGCCAAGTGAGCCGTGCTAGTCAG GTCAGCAACTCCGACCACAAATCCTCCAAATCCCCAGAGTCCGACTGGAGCAGCTGGGAAGCTGAGGGCTCCTGGGAACAGGGCTGGCAGGAGCCAAGCTCCCAGGAGCCACCTCCTGACGGTACACGGCTGGCCAGCGAGTATAACTGGGGTGGCCCAGAGTCCAGCGACAAGGGCGACCCCTTCGCTACCCTGTCTGCACGTCCCAGCACCCAG GACAGGTCAAGGCTGAGCTGGCCCGGAAGAAGCGCGAGGAGCGGCGGCGGGAGATGGAGGCCAAACGCGCCGAGAGGAAGGTGGCCAAGGGCCCCATGA
- the SCYL1 gene encoding N-terminal kinase-like protein isoform 30 (isoform 30 is encoded by transcript variant 30), with product MAAVFVDRAGEWKLGGLDYMYSAQGNGGGPPRKGIPELEQYDPPELADSSGRVVREKWSADMWRLGCLIWEVFNGPLPRAAALRNPGKIPKTLVPHYCELVGANPKVRPNPARFLQNCRAPGGFMSNRFVETNLFLEEIQIKEPAEKQKFFQELSKSLDAFPEDFCRHKVLPQLLTAFEFGNAGAVVLTPLFKVGKFLSAEEYQQKIIPVVVKMFSSTDRAMRIRLLQQMEQFIQYLDEPTVNTQIFPHVVHGFLDTNPAIREQTVKSMLLLAPKLNEANLNVELMKHFARLQAKDEQGPIRCNTTVCLGKIGSYLSASTRHRVLTSAFSRATRDPFAPSRVAGVLGFAATHNLYSMNDCAQKILPVLCGLTVDPEKSVRDQAFKAIRSFLSKLESVSEDPTQLEEVEKDVHAASSPGMGGAAASWAGWAVTGVSSLTSKLIRSHPTTAPTETNIPQRPTPEGHWETQEEDKDTAEDSSTADRWDDEDWGSLEQEAESVLAQQDDWSTGGQVSRASQVSNSDHKSSKSPESDWSSWEAEGSWEQGWQEPSSQEPPPDGTRLASEYNWGGPESSDKGDPFATLSARPSTQPRPDSWGEDNWEGLETDSRQVKAELARKKREERRREMEAKRAERKVAKGPMKLGARKLD from the exons ATGGCCGCCGTGTTCGTGGACCGAGCTGGCGAGTGGAAGCTTGGGGGCCTGGACTACATGTATTCGGCCCAGGGCAACGGTGGGGGACCTCCCCGCAAGGGGATCCCCGAGCTTGAGCAGTATGACCCCCCGGAGTTGGCTGACAGCAGTGGCAGAGTGGTCAGAGAGAAGTG GTCAGCAGACATGTGGCGCTTGGGCTGCCTCATTTGGGAAGTCTTCAATGGGCCCCTACCTCGGGCAGCAGCCCTACGCAACCCTGGGAAG ATCCCCAAAACGCTGGTGCCCCATTACTGTGAGCTGGTGGGAGCAAACCCCAAGGTGCGTCCCAACCCAGCCCGCTTCCTGCAGAACTGCCGGGCACCTGGTGGCTTCATGAGCAACCGCTTTGTAGAAACCAACCTCTTCCTGGAGGAGATTCAG ATCAAAGAGCCAGCCGAGAAGCAAAAATTCTTCCAGGAGCTGAGCAAGAGCCTGGACGCATTCCCTGAGGATTTCTGTCGGCACAAGGTGCTGCCCCAGCTGCTGACCGCCTTCGAGTTCGGCAATGCTGGGGCCGTTGTCCTCACGCCCCTCTTCAAG GTGGGCAAGTTCCTGAGCGCTGAGGAGTATCAGCAGAAGATCATCCCTGTGGTGGTCAAGATGTTCTCATCCACTGACCGGGCCATGCGCATCCGCCTCCTGCAGCAG atgGAGCAGTTCATCCAGTACCTTGACGAGCCAACAGTCAACACCCAGATCTTCCCCCACGTCGTACATGGCTTCCTGGACACCAACCCTGCCATCCGGGAGCAGACGGTCAAG TCCATGCTGCTCCTGGCCCCAAAGCTGAACGAGGCCAACCTCAATGTGGAGCTGATGAAGCACTTTGCACGGCTACAGGCCAAGGATGAACAGGGCCCCATCCGCTGCAACACCACAGTCTGCCTGGGCAAAATCGGCTCCTACCTCAGTGCTAGC ACCAGACACAGGGTCCTTACCTCTGCCTTCAGCCGAGCCACTAGGGACCCGTTTGCACCGTCCCGGGTTGCGGGTGTCCTGGGCTTTGCTGCCACCCACAACCTCTACTCAATGAACGACTGTGCCCAGAAGATCCTGCCTGTGCTCTGCGGTCTCACTGTAGATCCTGAGAAATCCGTGCGAGACCAG GCCTTCAAGGCCATTCGGAGCTTCCTGTCCAAATTGGAGTCTGTGTCGGAGGACCCGACCCAGCTGGAGGAAGTGG AGAAGGATGTCCATGCAGCCTCCAGCCCTGGCATGGGAGGAGCCGCAGCTAGCTGGGCAGGCTGGGCCGTGACCGGGGTCTCCTCACTCACCTCCAAGCTGATCCGTTCGCACCCAACCACTGCCCCAACAGAAACCAACATTCCCCAAAGACCCACGCCTGAAG GCCACTGGGAGACGCAGGAGGAGGACAAGGACACAGCAGAGGACAGCAGCACTGCTGACAGATGGGACGACGAAGACTGGGGCAGCCTGGAG CAGGAGGCCGAGTCTGTGCTGGCCCAGCAGGACGACTGGAGCACCGGGGGCCAAGTGAGCCGTGCTAGTCAG GTCAGCAACTCCGACCACAAATCCTCCAAATCCCCAGAGTCCGACTGGAGCAGCTGGGAAGCTGAGGGCTCCTGGGAACAGGGCTGGCAGGAGCCAAGCTCCCAGGAGCCACCTCCTGACGGTACACGGCTGGCCAGCGAGTATAACTGGGGTGGCCCAGAGTCCAGCGACAAGGGCGACCCCTTCGCTACCCTGTCTGCACGTCCCAGCACCCAG CCGAGGCCAGACTCTTGGGGTGAGGACAACTGGGAGGGCCTCGAGACTGACAGTC GACAGGTCAAGGCTGAGCTGGCCCGGAAGAAGCGCGAGGAGCGGCGGCGGGAGATGGAGGCCAAACGCGCCGAGAGGAAGGTGGCCAAGGGCCCCATGAAGCTGGGAGCCCGGAAGCTGGACTGA
- the SCYL1 gene encoding N-terminal kinase-like protein isoform 33 (isoform 33 is encoded by transcript variant 33), with translation MWRLGCLIWEVFNGPLPRAAALRNPGKIPKTLVPHYCELVGANPKVRPNPARFLQNCRAPGGFMSNRFVETNLFLEEIQIKEPAEKQKFFQELSKSLDAFPEDFCRHKVLPQLLTAFEFGNAGAVVLTPLFKVGKFLSAEEYQQKIIPVVVKMFSSTDRAMRIRLLQQMEQFIQYLDEPTVNTQIFPHVVHGFLDTNPAIREQTVKSMLLLAPKLNEANLNVELMKHFARLQAKDEQGPIRCNTTVCLGKIGSYLSASTRHRVLTSAFSRATRDPFAPSRVAGVLGFAATHNLYSMNDCAQKILPVLCGLTVDPEKSVRDQAFKAIRSFLSKLESVSEDPTQLEEVEKDVHAASSPGMGGAAASWAGWAVTGVSSLTSKLIRSHPTTAPTETNIPQRPTPEGVPAPAPTPVPATPTTSGHWETQEEDKDTAEDSSTADRWDDEDWGSLEQEAESVLAQQDDWSTGGQVSRASQVSNSDHKSSKSPESDWSSWEAEGSWEQGWQEPSSQEPPPDGTRLASEYNWGGPESSDKGDPFATLSARPSTQPRPDSWGEDNWEGLETDSRQVKAELARKKREERRREMEAKRAERKVAKGPMKLGARKLD, from the exons ATGTGGCGCTTGGGCTGCCTCATTTGGGAAGTCTTCAATGGGCCCCTACCTCGGGCAGCAGCCCTACGCAACCCTGGGAAG ATCCCCAAAACGCTGGTGCCCCATTACTGTGAGCTGGTGGGAGCAAACCCCAAGGTGCGTCCCAACCCAGCCCGCTTCCTGCAGAACTGCCGGGCACCTGGTGGCTTCATGAGCAACCGCTTTGTAGAAACCAACCTCTTCCTGGAGGAGATTCAG ATCAAAGAGCCAGCCGAGAAGCAAAAATTCTTCCAGGAGCTGAGCAAGAGCCTGGACGCATTCCCTGAGGATTTCTGTCGGCACAAGGTGCTGCCCCAGCTGCTGACCGCCTTCGAGTTCGGCAATGCTGGGGCCGTTGTCCTCACGCCCCTCTTCAAG GTGGGCAAGTTCCTGAGCGCTGAGGAGTATCAGCAGAAGATCATCCCTGTGGTGGTCAAGATGTTCTCATCCACTGACCGGGCCATGCGCATCCGCCTCCTGCAGCAG atgGAGCAGTTCATCCAGTACCTTGACGAGCCAACAGTCAACACCCAGATCTTCCCCCACGTCGTACATGGCTTCCTGGACACCAACCCTGCCATCCGGGAGCAGACGGTCAAG TCCATGCTGCTCCTGGCCCCAAAGCTGAACGAGGCCAACCTCAATGTGGAGCTGATGAAGCACTTTGCACGGCTACAGGCCAAGGATGAACAGGGCCCCATCCGCTGCAACACCACAGTCTGCCTGGGCAAAATCGGCTCCTACCTCAGTGCTAGC ACCAGACACAGGGTCCTTACCTCTGCCTTCAGCCGAGCCACTAGGGACCCGTTTGCACCGTCCCGGGTTGCGGGTGTCCTGGGCTTTGCTGCCACCCACAACCTCTACTCAATGAACGACTGTGCCCAGAAGATCCTGCCTGTGCTCTGCGGTCTCACTGTAGATCCTGAGAAATCCGTGCGAGACCAG GCCTTCAAGGCCATTCGGAGCTTCCTGTCCAAATTGGAGTCTGTGTCGGAGGACCCGACCCAGCTGGAGGAAGTGG AGAAGGATGTCCATGCAGCCTCCAGCCCTGGCATGGGAGGAGCCGCAGCTAGCTGGGCAGGCTGGGCCGTGACCGGGGTCTCCTCACTCACCTCCAAGCTGATCCGTTCGCACCCAACCACTGCCCCAACAGAAACCAACATTCCCCAAAGACCCACGCCTGAAG GagttcctgccccagcccccacccctgtTCCTGCCACCCCTACAACCTCAGGCCACTGGGAGACGCAGGAGGAGGACAAGGACACAGCAGAGGACAGCAGCACTGCTGACAGATGGGACGACGAAGACTGGGGCAGCCTGGAG CAGGAGGCCGAGTCTGTGCTGGCCCAGCAGGACGACTGGAGCACCGGGGGCCAAGTGAGCCGTGCTAGTCAG GTCAGCAACTCCGACCACAAATCCTCCAAATCCCCAGAGTCCGACTGGAGCAGCTGGGAAGCTGAGGGCTCCTGGGAACAGGGCTGGCAGGAGCCAAGCTCCCAGGAGCCACCTCCTGACGGTACACGGCTGGCCAGCGAGTATAACTGGGGTGGCCCAGAGTCCAGCGACAAGGGCGACCCCTTCGCTACCCTGTCTGCACGTCCCAGCACCCAG CCGAGGCCAGACTCTTGGGGTGAGGACAACTGGGAGGGCCTCGAGACTGACAGTC GACAGGTCAAGGCTGAGCTGGCCCGGAAGAAGCGCGAGGAGCGGCGGCGGGAGATGGAGGCCAAACGCGCCGAGAGGAAGGTGGCCAAGGGCCCCATGAAGCTGGGAGCCCGGAAGCTGGACTGA
- the SCYL1 gene encoding N-terminal kinase-like protein isoform 35 (isoform 35 is encoded by transcript variant 35) has protein sequence MWRLGCLIWEVFNGPLPRAAALRNPGKIPKTLVPHYCELVGANPKVRPNPARFLQNCRAPGGFMSNRFVETNLFLEEIQIKEPAEKQKFFQELSKSLDAFPEDFCRHKVLPQLLTAFEFGNAGAVVLTPLFKVGKFLSAEEYQQKIIPVVVKMFSSTDRAMRIRLLQQMEQFIQYLDEPTVNTQIFPHVVHGFLDTNPAIREQTVKSMLLLAPKLNEANLNVELMKHFARLQAKDEQGPIRCNTTVCLGKIGSYLSASTRHRVLTSAFSRATRDPFAPSRVAGVLGFAATHNLYSMNDCAQKILPVLCGLTVDPEKSVRDQAFKAIRSFLSKLESVSEDPTQLEEVEKDVHAASSPGMGGAAASWAGWAVTGVSSLTSKLIRSHPTTAPTETNIPQRPTPEGHWETQEEDKDTAEDSSTADRWDDEDWGSLEQEAESVLAQQDDWSTGGQVSRASQVSNSDHKSSKSPESDWSSWEAEGSWEQGWQEPSSQEPPPDGTRLASEYNWGGPESSDKGDPFATLSARPSTQPRPDSWGEDNWEGLETDSRQVKAELARKKREERRREMEAKRAERKVAKGPMKLGARKLD, from the exons ATGTGGCGCTTGGGCTGCCTCATTTGGGAAGTCTTCAATGGGCCCCTACCTCGGGCAGCAGCCCTACGCAACCCTGGGAAG ATCCCCAAAACGCTGGTGCCCCATTACTGTGAGCTGGTGGGAGCAAACCCCAAGGTGCGTCCCAACCCAGCCCGCTTCCTGCAGAACTGCCGGGCACCTGGTGGCTTCATGAGCAACCGCTTTGTAGAAACCAACCTCTTCCTGGAGGAGATTCAG ATCAAAGAGCCAGCCGAGAAGCAAAAATTCTTCCAGGAGCTGAGCAAGAGCCTGGACGCATTCCCTGAGGATTTCTGTCGGCACAAGGTGCTGCCCCAGCTGCTGACCGCCTTCGAGTTCGGCAATGCTGGGGCCGTTGTCCTCACGCCCCTCTTCAAG GTGGGCAAGTTCCTGAGCGCTGAGGAGTATCAGCAGAAGATCATCCCTGTGGTGGTCAAGATGTTCTCATCCACTGACCGGGCCATGCGCATCCGCCTCCTGCAGCAG atgGAGCAGTTCATCCAGTACCTTGACGAGCCAACAGTCAACACCCAGATCTTCCCCCACGTCGTACATGGCTTCCTGGACACCAACCCTGCCATCCGGGAGCAGACGGTCAAG TCCATGCTGCTCCTGGCCCCAAAGCTGAACGAGGCCAACCTCAATGTGGAGCTGATGAAGCACTTTGCACGGCTACAGGCCAAGGATGAACAGGGCCCCATCCGCTGCAACACCACAGTCTGCCTGGGCAAAATCGGCTCCTACCTCAGTGCTAGC ACCAGACACAGGGTCCTTACCTCTGCCTTCAGCCGAGCCACTAGGGACCCGTTTGCACCGTCCCGGGTTGCGGGTGTCCTGGGCTTTGCTGCCACCCACAACCTCTACTCAATGAACGACTGTGCCCAGAAGATCCTGCCTGTGCTCTGCGGTCTCACTGTAGATCCTGAGAAATCCGTGCGAGACCAG GCCTTCAAGGCCATTCGGAGCTTCCTGTCCAAATTGGAGTCTGTGTCGGAGGACCCGACCCAGCTGGAGGAAGTGG AGAAGGATGTCCATGCAGCCTCCAGCCCTGGCATGGGAGGAGCCGCAGCTAGCTGGGCAGGCTGGGCCGTGACCGGGGTCTCCTCACTCACCTCCAAGCTGATCCGTTCGCACCCAACCACTGCCCCAACAGAAACCAACATTCCCCAAAGACCCACGCCTGAAG GCCACTGGGAGACGCAGGAGGAGGACAAGGACACAGCAGAGGACAGCAGCACTGCTGACAGATGGGACGACGAAGACTGGGGCAGCCTGGAG CAGGAGGCCGAGTCTGTGCTGGCCCAGCAGGACGACTGGAGCACCGGGGGCCAAGTGAGCCGTGCTAGTCAG GTCAGCAACTCCGACCACAAATCCTCCAAATCCCCAGAGTCCGACTGGAGCAGCTGGGAAGCTGAGGGCTCCTGGGAACAGGGCTGGCAGGAGCCAAGCTCCCAGGAGCCACCTCCTGACGGTACACGGCTGGCCAGCGAGTATAACTGGGGTGGCCCAGAGTCCAGCGACAAGGGCGACCCCTTCGCTACCCTGTCTGCACGTCCCAGCACCCAG CCGAGGCCAGACTCTTGGGGTGAGGACAACTGGGAGGGCCTCGAGACTGACAGTC GACAGGTCAAGGCTGAGCTGGCCCGGAAGAAGCGCGAGGAGCGGCGGCGGGAGATGGAGGCCAAACGCGCCGAGAGGAAGGTGGCCAAGGGCCCCATGAAGCTGGGAGCCCGGAAGCTGGACTGA